Proteins from a genomic interval of Xanthomonas sp. AM6:
- a CDS encoding RHS repeat-associated core domain-containing protein, protein MGALQHYVGTPRTVIDPVRDVAIWKCDIKGEAFGNSPPDQDADRDGTAFVFGMRFPGQRYDSATELNQNYFRDYDTSTGRYSQSDLIGLSGAAARTPTLMVGRWPLSIHWGCRKCTW, encoded by the coding sequence GTGGGCGCGCTACAGCACTACGTTGGCACGCCGCGGACGGTCATCGACCCGGTGCGCGACGTGGCGATCTGGAAGTGCGACATCAAGGGCGAGGCGTTCGGCAACTCGCCGCCGGACCAGGACGCGGATCGCGATGGCACGGCGTTCGTGTTCGGCATGCGCTTCCCGGGTCAGCGCTACGACAGCGCGACGGAGCTCAACCAGAACTACTTCCGGGACTATGACACGAGCACTGGGCGGTATTCGCAAAGCGATCTAATCGGGCTGAGTGGGGCAGCAGCACGTACGCCTACGTTGATGGTGGGCCGATGGCCTTTATCGATCCATTGGGGTTGTCGAAAGTGTACCTGGTAG